The following are from one region of the Pelagibius sp. CAU 1746 genome:
- a CDS encoding glutamine synthetase family protein encodes MAGDEVKEMMAALKKMGARYVRFELPDLHGTSRTKVIPVSKAEGYARKGLNFYGGTIGLDTASNVIGGSGVHEEVSYRDQTLIPDPTTLRAVPWVEDTAKVICDAYWAPGEPVGGTPRTVLADMLKIADKMGYKVMMGHEFEFYLLDPETKEPLFQGVHIFNATRNQYVPFLDVLLDVLQEAGIDVITHNCEYSPSQFEINFGPGVGLEGADKAFTFKNAIKELAHRSGYLATFMSKPATAMAGCGCHLHISLLDKKTGKSAFYTKGAKEGMNPLIRSFAAGLLSHAKAMQPLINPTPNCYHRLRPHTFAPSNISWGVEDRTAMVRMKDVGEENCHIEMRAASGLSNPYLSIAAVIAAGLLGIRNKDELPKPSEGPSEDDPRHKKLAGSLEESLAALKKDKAMQEMLGEDFVKLFTTVKQAELDRFRSHVTDWERDEYLELY; translated from the coding sequence ATGGCGGGGGACGAGGTCAAGGAGATGATGGCGGCACTTAAGAAGATGGGCGCGCGCTACGTCCGCTTCGAACTGCCGGATCTGCACGGGACCAGCCGCACCAAGGTTATTCCCGTGAGCAAGGCCGAAGGCTATGCCCGCAAAGGCCTGAACTTCTACGGCGGCACCATCGGCCTCGACACCGCCTCCAACGTGATCGGCGGCAGCGGCGTCCACGAGGAGGTCAGCTACCGCGACCAGACCCTGATCCCCGACCCCACGACCCTGCGGGCCGTGCCCTGGGTGGAGGACACGGCCAAGGTGATCTGCGATGCCTACTGGGCGCCGGGCGAGCCGGTCGGCGGTACGCCGCGCACGGTCCTGGCCGACATGCTGAAGATCGCCGACAAGATGGGCTACAAGGTGATGATGGGTCACGAGTTCGAGTTCTACCTGCTCGACCCCGAGACCAAGGAGCCGCTCTTCCAGGGCGTCCACATCTTCAACGCCACCCGCAACCAGTACGTCCCCTTCCTGGACGTGCTCCTGGACGTGCTGCAGGAAGCGGGCATCGACGTCATCACCCATAACTGCGAATACTCACCCTCGCAGTTCGAGATCAACTTCGGCCCCGGCGTCGGCCTGGAGGGTGCCGACAAGGCCTTCACCTTCAAGAACGCGATCAAGGAGTTGGCTCACCGCAGCGGCTATCTGGCCACCTTCATGTCCAAACCGGCGACCGCCATGGCCGGCTGCGGCTGCCACCTGCACATCAGCCTGCTGGACAAGAAGACGGGCAAGAGCGCCTTCTACACCAAGGGCGCCAAGGAGGGGATGAACCCGCTGATCCGCAGCTTCGCCGCCGGCCTGCTGAGCCACGCCAAGGCCATGCAGCCGCTGATCAACCCGACGCCCAACTGCTATCACCGCCTGAGGCCGCACACCTTCGCGCCCTCCAACATCTCCTGGGGGGTCGAGGACCGCACGGCCATGGTCCGCATGAAGGACGTCGGAGAGGAGAACTGCCACATCGAGATGCGGGCGGCCTCCGGCCTCTCCAACCCCTATCTCTCCATCGCCGCCGTGATCGCCGCCGGCCTGCTGGGCATCCGGAACAAGGACGAACTGCCGAAGCCCTCGGAAGGCCCATCCGAGGACGACCCCCGGCACAAGAAGCTGGCCGGCAGTCTCGAGGAATCGCTGGCCGCCTTGAAGAAAGACAAGGCCATGCAGGAGATGCTGGGCGAGGACTTCGTGAAGCTCTTCACCACCGTGAAGCAGGCCGAACTCGACCGCTTCCGCAGCCACGTCACCGACTGGGAGCGCGACGAGTACCTGGAGCTTTACTGA
- a CDS encoding SDR family oxidoreductase translates to MSSGRMTAKHAVITGGGAGIGRETALLFAAEGAAVAVADVDARAAEATAGEIAAAGGRAIAITVDVADPDSVSAMIAAAEQGLGAVDTLFNNAGVMLSGDNGPEDTEQSVWDRTIAINLTGVFHCCRFGLPALQRAGGGSILNMSSLVAVMGAAVPQLAYTASKGGVLAMTREIAVQYGRRNIRANALLPGPIGTPLTAQLFDTEEKLERRRVHMPMGRFGKAVEVAEVALFLCSDAASYVTGAGYLVDGGIHAAYVTPLDAAEGDAAP, encoded by the coding sequence ATGAGTTCAGGACGCATGACGGCCAAGCATGCGGTGATCACCGGCGGCGGTGCGGGCATCGGCCGGGAGACGGCATTGCTTTTCGCGGCCGAGGGTGCTGCGGTGGCGGTGGCCGATGTCGATGCCAGGGCCGCCGAGGCGACGGCCGGCGAGATCGCCGCGGCCGGCGGCAGGGCGATCGCCATCACGGTCGACGTGGCCGACCCCGATTCGGTGTCGGCGATGATCGCCGCGGCGGAACAGGGCCTGGGAGCGGTGGATACGCTGTTCAACAATGCGGGGGTCATGCTGAGCGGCGACAACGGCCCCGAAGATACCGAGCAGTCGGTTTGGGACCGCACCATCGCCATCAACCTGACCGGCGTTTTCCATTGCTGCAGATTCGGACTGCCGGCGTTGCAGCGGGCCGGCGGCGGGTCCATCCTCAACATGTCCTCCCTGGTGGCGGTCATGGGGGCGGCGGTGCCGCAACTCGCCTACACCGCGTCCAAGGGCGGAGTCCTCGCCATGACCCGGGAGATCGCCGTGCAGTACGGCCGCCGCAATATCCGCGCCAATGCCCTGCTGCCGGGGCCGATCGGCACCCCGCTGACCGCGCAGCTCTTCGATACCGAGGAGAAGCTGGAGCGCCGCCGCGTCCACATGCCCATGGGCCGCTTTGGCAAGGCGGTCGAGGTGGCGGAGGTGGCGCTCTTCCTCTGTTCCGACGCGGCCAGCTACGTGACCGGCGCCGGCTACCTGGTCGACGGCGGCATTCACGCAGCCTACGTCACGCCTCTGGACGCAGCCGAGGGAGACGCCGCCCCATGA
- a CDS encoding DeoR/GlpR family DNA-binding transcription regulator: MAVSGKSGSKSAGAADRGAHKAELKPVKSGGRLDRDERHRRIIAELKSNPIVRISHLAEAFKVSTETVRRDIDDLSSRGLVERTYGGAAAPMGREPSIGERTAAMVAERQRIATVAIQAIAPGDVVMIDSGATAHHLAEKIAAERIEATVITNGLDIAEAAGVSDRVKVILCPGAYSAHEKGVYGQDTCEYLQRFHANVAFTSAGGLTESGITDVDSQACWIKRTMFRRAERRIFMMDHTKFNIRLLEVVMPLGELTDLVVDRPLPAKLAEAAAAAGVTTVVA; the protein is encoded by the coding sequence ATGGCCGTATCGGGGAAATCCGGAAGCAAGAGCGCCGGCGCCGCAGACCGGGGCGCCCATAAGGCGGAACTCAAGCCGGTGAAGAGCGGCGGGCGGCTCGATCGGGACGAGCGTCATCGCCGTATCATCGCGGAACTTAAATCCAATCCTATCGTCCGCATCTCGCACTTGGCCGAGGCCTTCAAGGTCTCGACAGAGACGGTGCGTCGCGACATCGACGATCTGTCGTCGCGCGGCCTGGTGGAGCGTACCTATGGCGGCGCCGCCGCGCCCATGGGACGCGAACCCTCGATCGGCGAGCGCACCGCGGCCATGGTCGCCGAGCGCCAGCGCATCGCCACCGTGGCCATTCAGGCCATCGCGCCGGGCGACGTGGTAATGATCGACTCCGGCGCCACCGCCCATCATCTCGCCGAGAAGATCGCCGCCGAGCGCATCGAGGCGACGGTGATCACCAACGGCCTGGACATCGCCGAGGCGGCCGGGGTCTCCGACCGGGTGAAGGTGATCCTCTGCCCGGGCGCCTATTCGGCGCACGAAAAGGGCGTCTACGGTCAGGACACCTGTGAGTACCTGCAGCGATTCCATGCCAACGTCGCCTTCACGTCGGCCGGCGGCCTTACCGAGAGCGGGATCACCGACGTCGACTCCCAGGCCTGTTGGATCAAGCGCACCATGTTCCGCCGCGCCGAGCGGCGCATCTTCATGATGGACCACACCAAGTTCAACATCCGCCTCCTGGAGGTCGTGATGCCGCTCGGCGAGCTCACCGACCTGGTGGTCGACAGGCCCCTGCCGGCCAAGCTCGCCGAGGCGGCGGCCGCTGCCGGCGTCACCACGGTGGTGGCTTAG
- a CDS encoding ABC transporter permease has product MNAPGRPRSSAWIAVWTAALIVFLYLPVVCGVLASLSQSRYFGFPINRWSTRWWERTLDSIEIGILIQTSVLIALMVTVISVVLAFAGALAFARYDWAGRKLYQRIVLLPIFFPQAVLGLALLLWFNTLGLPLSWKTAVLAHLVWIVPIVTLIISIQVYSFDPALEEAAMDLGASRWQVLREVTLPVLWPGIFSGALFAFLLSWGNFPLSLYTTGADSTVPEYLYAKMVAGYTPGVPTLGAMTTGGAAVIMIVGYLSWVLMRRAQGARS; this is encoded by the coding sequence ATGAACGCGCCGGGACGACCGCGAAGCAGTGCCTGGATCGCCGTCTGGACGGCGGCCCTCATCGTCTTCCTCTACCTGCCAGTCGTCTGCGGCGTCCTCGCCTCTCTGTCGCAGTCGCGCTACTTCGGCTTCCCCATCAATCGCTGGTCGACGCGGTGGTGGGAACGCACGCTGGACTCCATCGAGATCGGCATCCTCATCCAGACCTCCGTCTTGATCGCCCTCATGGTGACCGTCATCTCCGTGGTGCTGGCCTTCGCCGGGGCGCTGGCCTTCGCCCGCTACGACTGGGCCGGCCGCAAGCTGTATCAGCGCATCGTTCTGCTGCCGATCTTCTTTCCTCAGGCGGTGCTGGGCTTGGCCTTGCTGCTGTGGTTCAACACCCTGGGCCTGCCGCTTTCGTGGAAGACGGCGGTCCTCGCCCACCTGGTGTGGATCGTGCCGATCGTCACCCTGATCATCTCCATTCAGGTCTACAGCTTCGATCCGGCGCTGGAGGAAGCCGCGATGGATCTCGGCGCCTCGCGCTGGCAGGTCCTGCGCGAAGTGACCCTGCCGGTTCTCTGGCCCGGCATATTTTCCGGCGCTCTCTTCGCCTTCCTGCTGTCCTGGGGCAACTTTCCCCTCTCGCTCTATACCACCGGGGCCGACTCGACGGTGCCCGAATATCTCTACGCCAAGATGGTGGCGGGCTACACGCCCGGCGTCCCGACCCTGGGCGCGATGACGACCGGCGGTGCCGCGGTCATCATGATCGTCGGCTACCTTTCCTGGGTCCTGATGCGGCGTGCGCAAGGAGCAAGATCATGA
- a CDS encoding PotD/PotF family extracellular solute-binding protein encodes MQFDRRSLLKYSAAAGAVGLAGGLAGPSVNKAFAAREKEMNILCWEGYNSADVLDPFRNDKSATIKAESLTNDPTMINRLRAGETNVWDLINVNNPWARKVMAPEGLIKPLDRARFEPYFETMLPGFKPPYKWSMSEDGKDLLGMAQRFGPYSFVVNTDKISRKTAEDQGWDLWNDPANAGRYGVLESDDWNVFDIFLIAGIDPFREHTDDEFAKFDAAAKTVFKGAKVVGDIATMNQALVSGEIDFHLTGGTYSASPARFDGYPNIRGITPLKSAIPGKGGVAWIEITSTVNNRQLSPLAVDFLEYVQDPKVAHTVAFAEGTFNPVTQMGNPKCFELFSKDELDAIQWDGLEEEMARSAEYDIVPDYDRALDLMTAAKREA; translated from the coding sequence ATGCAGTTCGACCGTCGCAGTCTTTTGAAGTATTCCGCCGCCGCCGGCGCCGTCGGCTTGGCAGGGGGGCTGGCCGGCCCCTCCGTGAACAAGGCCTTCGCCGCGCGTGAGAAGGAAATGAACATCCTCTGCTGGGAAGGATACAACTCGGCAGACGTTCTCGATCCCTTCCGCAACGACAAGAGCGCCACGATCAAGGCGGAGTCGCTCACCAACGATCCGACCATGATCAATCGCCTGCGCGCGGGCGAGACCAATGTCTGGGACCTGATCAACGTCAACAATCCCTGGGCGCGCAAGGTCATGGCCCCGGAAGGGCTGATCAAGCCGCTCGACCGGGCCCGCTTCGAGCCTTACTTCGAGACCATGCTGCCGGGCTTCAAGCCGCCTTATAAGTGGTCCATGAGCGAGGACGGCAAGGATCTCCTGGGCATGGCCCAGCGCTTCGGCCCCTACAGCTTCGTCGTCAACACCGACAAGATCAGCCGCAAGACCGCCGAAGACCAGGGTTGGGACCTGTGGAACGACCCAGCCAATGCGGGCAGGTACGGTGTCCTGGAATCCGACGACTGGAACGTCTTCGACATCTTCCTGATCGCCGGCATCGATCCTTTCCGCGAGCACACGGATGACGAATTCGCCAAGTTCGACGCGGCCGCGAAGACGGTCTTCAAGGGCGCCAAGGTGGTCGGCGACATCGCCACCATGAACCAGGCGCTGGTCTCGGGGGAAATCGACTTCCACCTGACGGGCGGCACCTACTCCGCCTCGCCGGCGCGTTTCGACGGCTATCCGAACATCCGCGGCATCACCCCGCTGAAGAGCGCCATCCCCGGCAAGGGCGGCGTCGCCTGGATCGAAATCACCTCGACGGTGAACAACCGGCAGCTCTCGCCGCTGGCGGTCGATTTCCTGGAATACGTCCAGGATCCCAAGGTCGCGCACACTGTCGCCTTCGCCGAAGGCACCTTCAATCCGGTGACCCAAATGGGCAACCCCAAGTGCTTCGAGCTGTTCAGCAAGGACGAGCTCGATGCCATCCAGTGGGACGGGCTGGAAGAAGAGATGGCGCGGTCCGCGGAGTACGATATCGTACCCGACTACGACCGGGCGCTGGATCTGATGACCGCCGCCAAGCGCGAGGCCTGA
- a CDS encoding 2-dehydropantoate 2-reductase N-terminal domain-containing protein, producing MAYKILILGASYGSLLGTKLLMAGHDVTLVCRSQTAELINAEGTEVRIKLKDEDAHRAIRSADLPAGIKGGRLDAKTPEEVDPSEYDLVGLAMQEPQYGVHAIWTLMVRIAEAGVPCLSIMNMPPLAYLKRIPGLDATKLERSFTSPRVWDRFDPELMTLCSPDPQAFRPPEEKANVLHVGLPTNFKAAAFGNPKHNAMLKQLEADIAAVRLDGPNGPCDVPVKLRVFDSLFVPLAKWSMLLTGNYRCITASEPRPIREAVHGDLELSRTIYAHVDAIARRLGADPADQVPFEKYAKAAENLLKPSSAARAVAAGAPAIERVDMLVRLIGKSLGMENPAIDAVVATVDARLSENQRLSA from the coding sequence ATGGCTTACAAGATCCTCATCCTCGGCGCTTCCTACGGCTCGCTCCTCGGCACCAAGCTGCTCATGGCCGGCCACGACGTGACCCTCGTCTGCCGCTCGCAGACGGCCGAGCTGATCAACGCCGAAGGCACGGAAGTCCGCATCAAGCTGAAGGACGAAGACGCACACCGCGCGATCCGCTCGGCGGACCTGCCCGCAGGGATCAAAGGGGGGCGCCTGGACGCCAAGACGCCGGAGGAGGTGGATCCTTCCGAGTACGATCTGGTGGGCCTGGCGATGCAGGAACCGCAGTACGGCGTGCACGCCATCTGGACCCTCATGGTGCGCATCGCCGAGGCGGGCGTGCCCTGCCTCTCCATCATGAACATGCCGCCGCTGGCCTACCTGAAGCGCATCCCCGGCCTGGACGCCACGAAGCTGGAGCGCAGCTTCACCTCGCCGCGCGTCTGGGACCGCTTCGATCCGGAGCTCATGACACTGTGCAGCCCGGACCCGCAGGCCTTCCGCCCGCCGGAGGAGAAGGCCAACGTGCTGCACGTCGGTCTGCCGACCAACTTCAAGGCCGCGGCCTTCGGCAATCCCAAGCACAATGCGATGCTGAAGCAACTCGAGGCGGACATCGCCGCCGTGCGTCTGGACGGCCCCAACGGCCCTTGCGACGTGCCGGTGAAGCTGCGGGTCTTCGACTCGCTCTTCGTGCCGCTGGCCAAGTGGTCGATGCTGCTGACCGGCAACTACCGTTGCATCACCGCCAGCGAGCCGCGCCCGATCCGCGAGGCCGTGCACGGCGACCTGGAGCTGTCGCGGACGATCTACGCCCACGTGGACGCCATCGCCCGGCGCCTGGGCGCCGACCCGGCCGACCAGGTGCCCTTCGAGAAATACGCCAAGGCCGCCGAGAACCTGCTGAAGCCGTCTTCGGCCGCCCGCGCGGTGGCCGCCGGCGCGCCGGCCATCGAGCGCGTCGACATGCTGGTGCGGCTCATCGGCAAGTCTCTGGGCATGGAAAATCCCGCCATCGACGCCGTCGTCGCGACGGTCGATGCCAGGCTCTCGGAGAATCAGCGTCTCTCCGCCTGA
- a CDS encoding HU family DNA-binding protein: protein MAKKPAKKAAKKSAAKKPAAKKAVRVTATPAGSSDREKLVEVIKAGTGCTNAAARDTVTALLGTVSASLKKNNKVQLPGFGTFMVTKRAARKGINPRTGEAIKIKASKSVRFKPGQALKGSL, encoded by the coding sequence ATGGCTAAAAAGCCCGCGAAAAAAGCCGCGAAGAAGTCCGCGGCGAAGAAGCCCGCCGCCAAGAAGGCGGTGAGAGTTACCGCCACCCCGGCCGGCTCCAGCGACCGCGAGAAGCTGGTCGAGGTCATCAAGGCCGGCACCGGCTGCACCAACGCCGCGGCGCGCGATACCGTGACGGCGCTGCTCGGCACGGTCTCCGCCTCGCTGAAGAAGAACAACAAGGTCCAGCTTCCCGGCTTCGGCACCTTCATGGTCACCAAGCGCGCGGCGCGCAAGGGCATCAACCCGCGCACCGGCGAGGCGATCAAGATCAAGGCCTCGAAGTCGGTCCGCTTCAAGCCCGGGCAAGCGCTGAAGGGCTCGCTGTAA
- a CDS encoding ABC transporter ATP-binding protein, which produces MAEPILRLSGLTKRFGGFSAVDAIDLDVDEGEFFTIVGPSGSGKSTLVRMLAGLEEPSGGDILLRGQRINETPANRRPTCMVFQSLALFPHRTVGQNIEFPLKMRGVAPGARRQRALELLRLLRLPEAYYGKNVTQCSGGERQRVALARAFAYDPEILFFDEPLSAIDYKLRKTLEKELKDIHKETGKTFMYITHSLEEAMVMSDRIGVMRAGKLVQVGTPEEIYTRPRDKFVSEFMGEVNVIDVRRGVNGRASGVGIAGEFLLPEAPEGFESGHLVVRPEFLRFVDTPGDADNHLRGRLYNEYALGSRIQYQVRVGERVFIVERLRQQAFSGALDQDVLIGWDAKDSILVAD; this is translated from the coding sequence GTGGCCGAACCCATTCTTCGACTCTCCGGGCTGACCAAGCGCTTCGGCGGTTTCTCAGCGGTCGACGCAATCGACCTCGACGTCGACGAGGGCGAGTTCTTCACCATCGTCGGCCCTTCCGGCTCCGGCAAGTCGACGCTGGTGCGTATGCTGGCCGGCCTGGAAGAGCCGAGCGGCGGCGATATCCTGCTGCGCGGCCAGCGCATCAACGAAACCCCGGCCAACCGGCGGCCGACCTGTATGGTGTTCCAGTCGCTGGCCCTCTTTCCGCACCGCACGGTCGGACAGAACATCGAATTCCCCCTGAAGATGCGCGGCGTCGCGCCCGGGGCCCGTCGGCAACGCGCCCTGGAATTGCTGCGCCTGCTGCGCCTGCCGGAAGCCTATTACGGCAAGAACGTCACCCAATGCTCCGGCGGTGAACGTCAACGCGTGGCACTGGCCCGCGCCTTCGCCTACGATCCGGAGATCCTGTTCTTTGACGAGCCGCTGTCGGCCATCGACTACAAGCTTCGCAAGACGCTCGAAAAAGAACTGAAGGACATCCACAAGGAGACCGGCAAGACTTTCATGTACATCACCCACAGCCTGGAAGAGGCCATGGTGATGTCGGACCGTATCGGCGTCATGCGCGCCGGCAAGCTGGTCCAGGTCGGCACGCCGGAGGAGATCTATACCCGCCCGCGCGACAAGTTCGTCTCGGAGTTCATGGGCGAGGTGAACGTGATCGACGTGCGCCGCGGCGTCAACGGGCGGGCCAGCGGCGTCGGTATCGCCGGCGAGTTCCTGCTGCCGGAGGCGCCCGAGGGCTTCGAGAGCGGTCACCTGGTGGTGCGGCCCGAGTTCCTGCGTTTCGTCGACACGCCCGGCGACGCCGACAACCACCTGCGCGGCCGCCTCTACAACGAATACGCCCTGGGCTCGCGCATCCAGTACCAAGTCCGTGTCGGCGAAAGAGTCTTTATCGTCGAGCGCTTGCGCCAGCAGGCCTTCTCCGGCGCCTTGGATCAGGACGTTCTGATCGGCTGGGACGCCAAAGATTCGATCCTGGTGGCCGATTGA
- a CDS encoding 2-dehydropantoate 2-reductase — protein MRIAIVGCGAMGSVYAALLAHAGNEVLAIDRWEDHVQAMNARGLHVEGASGDRTVKVAASTTASPEAAEMPVDMIVVAVKAADAAAAAQAASPLLGPETLVVTIQNGLGSAEGVATALGAERLMVGIAGGFGASFRGPGHVHHNGMKTIRMGAYAGLPFDRVEQAVQVWRDAGFSAEAARDIAVMQWEKLICNVAYSAPCTLTGLTIGQAMEDPDIGPISRAAATEAWEVARAAGVALTVEDPVAHVRTFGAAIPNAKPSLLLDFEAGRRGEIDFINGAIPREAARLGRQAPVNATLVGLVRFKERGF, from the coding sequence TTGCGTATTGCGATAGTGGGCTGCGGGGCCATGGGCTCGGTCTATGCCGCCCTGCTGGCCCACGCCGGCAACGAGGTGCTGGCCATCGACCGCTGGGAAGACCACGTGCAGGCGATGAACGCCCGAGGCCTTCACGTCGAGGGGGCCAGCGGCGACCGCACCGTCAAGGTCGCGGCGTCCACCACGGCGTCGCCCGAGGCAGCCGAAATGCCGGTCGACATGATCGTCGTCGCCGTGAAGGCGGCCGATGCCGCCGCGGCGGCGCAGGCGGCCAGCCCGCTGCTCGGCCCGGAGACGCTGGTGGTCACCATCCAGAACGGCCTGGGCAGCGCCGAGGGTGTGGCTACAGCGCTCGGCGCCGAGCGCCTGATGGTCGGCATCGCCGGCGGCTTCGGCGCCTCCTTCCGCGGCCCGGGCCACGTCCACCATAACGGCATGAAGACCATCCGCATGGGCGCCTACGCCGGCCTGCCCTTCGACCGCGTCGAGCAGGCAGTGCAGGTCTGGCGCGACGCCGGCTTCTCGGCGGAGGCCGCGCGCGACATCGCGGTGATGCAGTGGGAGAAGCTGATCTGCAACGTCGCCTACAGCGCGCCCTGTACCCTGACGGGGCTGACCATCGGCCAGGCCATGGAGGACCCGGACATCGGCCCGATCAGCCGCGCCGCCGCGACGGAGGCCTGGGAGGTGGCACGCGCCGCCGGGGTCGCGCTCACCGTCGAGGATCCCGTCGCCCACGTGCGGACCTTCGGCGCCGCCATTCCCAACGCCAAGCCCTCCCTGCTGCTGGACTTCGAGGCCGGACGGCGCGGCGAGATCGACTTCATCAACGGCGCCATCCCGCGCGAGGCGGCGAGGCTCGGCCGCCAGGCGCCGGTCAACGCCACCCTGGTCGGACTGGTGAGGTTCAAGGAGCGCGGGTTTTAG
- a CDS encoding ABC transporter permease: MRLSRGARYALPVVALLAIGFLAPLLAVIAFSFAEPRSFDVFGTPTLENYETIFDPANTVYLSFIWSLVFAAISVVVLAAVCYPVAYGLAHVFGRWANAITLLLVFPLFISENIRLFGWVLFFIKNGVLDGTLKSIFGLELESVLFTPPIIVFGMVYVYLPFMLFPMVLGLSMVPREVVEAAGDLGASRLQIFREVELPLAMPGIIIGGLLTFVLAVGAVAESKVLGGQSVIVITHDIEIAFTYSQNWPLGAALSVLLMLVVGILVLMVLRYLDLDRILGRR, translated from the coding sequence ATGCGGCTGTCCCGCGGCGCCCGCTACGCCCTGCCCGTCGTGGCGCTGCTCGCCATCGGCTTCCTGGCGCCGCTCCTCGCCGTGATTGCCTTCAGCTTCGCCGAGCCGCGCAGCTTCGACGTCTTCGGCACGCCGACCCTGGAAAACTACGAGACCATCTTCGACCCGGCGAACACGGTCTATCTCTCCTTCATCTGGTCTCTGGTCTTCGCCGCCATCTCGGTGGTGGTGCTGGCGGCGGTCTGTTATCCGGTCGCCTACGGCCTCGCCCATGTCTTCGGGCGCTGGGCCAACGCCATTACCCTGCTGCTGGTCTTCCCGCTGTTCATCTCGGAGAACATCCGCCTCTTCGGCTGGGTGCTGTTCTTCATCAAGAACGGGGTCCTGGACGGCACCCTGAAGAGCATCTTCGGCTTGGAGCTGGAGTCCGTCCTCTTCACGCCGCCGATCATCGTCTTCGGCATGGTCTACGTCTACCTCCCCTTCATGCTGTTCCCCATGGTGCTGGGACTTTCCATGGTGCCGCGCGAAGTGGTGGAAGCGGCGGGCGACCTGGGCGCCTCGCGCCTGCAGATCTTCCGCGAGGTCGAACTGCCGCTGGCCATGCCAGGCATCATCATCGGCGGCCTGCTGACCTTCGTTCTGGCAGTGGGCGCGGTCGCCGAGTCCAAGGTGCTGGGCGGGCAATCGGTGATCGTCATCACCCATGACATCGAGATCGCCTTCACCTATTCGCAAAACTGGCCGCTGGGCGCGGCGCTGTCCGTGCTGTTGATGCTGGTGGTCGGCATCCTGGTGCTGATGGTGCTGCGCTATCTCGACCTCGACCGCATTCTGGGGAGACGGTGA
- a CDS encoding short-chain fatty acyl-CoA regulator family protein, translating into MRKTLIGPRLRQLRREHKQTQAEMAKALGVSAAYVNLLENNQRSLSVKMLLALSDAYNVDWRDLIKDESSTLLTDLRNAVQDPVFGASTPDLQELRAAIDHAPRLVGHFLKLYNSHRSALEKMMSLGSERMPDNLLSSSPETIIHDFFRDHANYFGELEQAAEKLRAAEPCNADDVYAVLKARLRDVHGIGVRTAPVEEMSRALRIYDETAAVVHLSEALDHQNRVFQIAHVLCLVELPELLETLTADSGIRSESGLARCHVELANYFAAAFLMPYEPFHAAAERSNYDVDRIAAAFGVSFEQVCHRLTTLQREGAKGVPFFFLRVDKAGNVTKRFNATSFNLAEYGGACPVWNIHTSFRTPGVIVPQFVELPDGERFFTISRTTDRPVFSRESQDRRLALSLGCELKHAHRLGYSAPFNTQDDSLFSPIGINCHLCPRQACSQRAHQPLFTELPIDTKRRGNTRYES; encoded by the coding sequence ATGCGCAAGACCCTGATCGGCCCGCGGCTGCGTCAGTTGCGGCGCGAGCACAAGCAGACCCAGGCGGAAATGGCCAAGGCGCTGGGCGTCAGCGCGGCCTATGTGAACCTGCTGGAAAACAACCAGCGCAGCCTTTCCGTAAAGATGCTGCTGGCGCTGTCGGACGCTTACAACGTCGACTGGCGCGACCTCATCAAGGACGAGTCCTCCACCCTCCTGACCGACCTTCGCAACGCGGTCCAGGATCCGGTCTTCGGCGCCAGCACGCCCGACCTGCAGGAGCTGCGCGCGGCCATCGACCACGCTCCGCGCCTCGTCGGGCATTTCCTGAAGCTCTACAACAGCCACCGTTCGGCCCTGGAAAAGATGATGAGCCTGGGCAGCGAGCGCATGCCCGACAACCTGCTGTCCTCCTCGCCGGAGACCATCATCCACGACTTCTTCCGCGACCATGCCAACTACTTCGGCGAACTGGAGCAGGCAGCCGAGAAACTGCGCGCTGCCGAGCCCTGCAACGCCGACGACGTCTACGCCGTGCTGAAGGCGCGGCTGCGCGACGTCCACGGCATCGGGGTCCGCACCGCCCCTGTCGAGGAGATGAGCCGGGCCCTGCGCATCTATGACGAGACCGCGGCGGTCGTACATCTTTCGGAAGCTCTGGACCACCAGAACCGGGTTTTCCAGATCGCCCACGTACTCTGCCTGGTGGAGTTGCCGGAGCTGCTGGAGACCCTCACCGCCGACAGCGGCATCCGGTCGGAAAGCGGCCTGGCGCGATGTCACGTGGAACTTGCCAACTACTTCGCCGCCGCCTTCCTCATGCCTTACGAGCCCTTCCACGCAGCCGCGGAGCGCAGCAACTACGACGTCGACCGCATCGCGGCGGCCTTCGGCGTCTCCTTCGAGCAGGTCTGCCATCGGCTCACCACCCTGCAGCGCGAAGGCGCCAAGGGCGTGCCCTTCTTCTTCCTGCGCGTCGACAAGGCCGGCAACGTGACCAAGCGGTTCAACGCCACCTCCTTCAACCTGGCGGAATACGGCGGCGCCTGCCCGGTGTGGAACATCCACACCTCCTTCCGCACGCCCGGCGTGATCGTCCCGCAATTCGTCGAGCTGCCCGACGGCGAGCGCTTCTTCACCATCAGCCGGACCACCGACCGCCCGGTCTTCAGCCGCGAGTCCCAAGACCGGCGACTTGCTCTCTCGCTGGGCTGCGAGTTGAAGCACGCCCACCGCCTGGGCTATAGCGCGCCCTTCAATACCCAGGACGACAGCCTTTTCAGCCCCATCGGAATCAACTGCCACCTCTGCCCGCGCCAGGCTTGCTCCCAGCGCGCGCACCAGCCGCTGTTCACCGAGTTGCCCATCGACACCAAGCGCCGCGGCAACACCCGCTACGAGAGCTGA